The DNA sequence AAGTAAATACAGAATCAATTAATCATATTAAAGACCGGTTAAACGATAAAGTCATTCTCTTTTCAGAACTCACAATAGATAATTGTTCGGACTTCAATCTACTGATTATTGACAGCGTTGGTATGTTATCCAACATATACCAATACAGTCAATATTGCTATATTGGTGGTGGATTCGGTAGTGGCATTCACAATATTCTTGAACCAGCCTCTTTTGGTCAACCTATTATTTTCGGACCAAACTATATTAAATCCAAAGAAGCCAAAGAACTAATAAGCTTAGGAGGAGCTAAGAGCATCTCTTCAGTAAATCAATTATCTACTTATCTTAAGGAGCTAGTTAAAAACCAAGATCTAGCTTTAGAAAAGAGTAACATTTGCAAAGAATATGTTCTAAACAATATAGGATCCTCTGAACAAATTGTTACCAAATTAGAAAGCATTCTTCAGGACGTCTAACTTGCTTTTAAAGCCATTATCTTTTCCCTAGTTACTTGCATTAAATCAACAATAGTATCTTTCGAATACAACGAAGTATCAATAGGGTCACCAATATGCACTTCAACTCTCTCATTCAAATAAGGCTCCATAGTATCCGGTAGTACTACCTTATTGCAGCCAATTAATCCAACTGGGATGATTAAGGCATCAACCTCCATTGCCATCTTAAACACACCTCTTTTAAATGGCAACAATTCTCCATCGGCAGATCTAGTCCCCTCTGGAGAAACCCATAATTGTATTCCCTCTTCCAATTTCTTCTTGGCATATGCTAAGTCCTTTTTTGCTTGAAACCCTGATTTCCTATCTATCGATACAAACCCTGAAGCCCTCATTGCAGAACCGATAATGGGAATTTTCAAAATACTATCCTTACTCATAAAGCGAATGGTAGATCCTAGCGCATGTAGGACTACTGGAATATCCATTAAGCTAGTATGATTACTCATTATTACATAACGTTGACCATTTTCAAAGTTGACATGCTCTTCCCCATAAACTTTTAAATCCATATTGAAAGATCTGACGACGTTCCTAGACCACCATCTTAAACGATTATGGCCAACTTCCTTCTGAAATAGGCCGAAAATATTTTCAATAACGGTAGGAAAGCATATTGCAAACATGCCCCAGAGTCCACTTACGATAATCCAGGAACTTCGGAATAAATTTGCCTTTACAACTTGACGAGTCATGACTATAATATAAAAAAGAACTAAGCTTGAGACCTGTTTTCTTTCGCTAATTGTTTAGCGTGCTTAATATTTTTCGAGTACTT is a window from the Flavobacteriales bacterium genome containing:
- a CDS encoding 3-deoxy-D-manno-octulosonic acid transferase encodes the protein VNTESINHIKDRLNDKVILFSELTIDNCSDFNLLIIDSVGMLSNIYQYSQYCYIGGGFGSGIHNILEPASFGQPIIFGPNYIKSKEAKELISLGGAKSISSVNQLSTYLKELVKNQDLALEKSNICKEYVLNNIGSSEQIVTKLESILQDV
- a CDS encoding 1-acyl-sn-glycerol-3-phosphate acyltransferase, which translates into the protein MDLKVYGEEHVNFENGQRYVIMSNHTSLMDIPVVLHALGSTIRFMSKDSILKIPIIGSAMRASGFVSIDRKSGFQAKKDLAYAKKKLEEGIQLWVSPEGTRSADGELLPFKRGVFKMAMEVDALIIPVGLIGCNKVVLPDTMEPYLNERVEVHIGDPIDTSLYSKDTIVDLMQVTREKIMALKAS